TTCCGCAACGTTGCCAATGGGACGTGCCGCCGCTTGTCAAAATCGGCCTGTGGCTGAAACAGCGCGGCCTGCCGCTGGAATCGCTGCCTCTGCGGGAGGAGGAGGTGGAGGAACTGCTATGCGCGTGGAGCTGTCAAACGCAGGATTTCGCTATGAAAAAGAGCTGATTTTGCAACATGTAGACCTGCAGATTCTACCGGGCAGCCTGACGCTGGTTTGCGGGCAAACGGGCAGCGGCAAGTCGACGTTGCTGCAATTGCTGGCCGGGCTGGAGACTCCGACAGAAGGCCGGATTCTGTATGCGGCCAGGTCGGGAAAGCTGGCGGTACGGGTGGACGATCAGAGGGATGCGGGCGGTCCGCATGCTGCGGGCGAGTCGGTGGTTCTCGATCGTCGCTTGGCCTGTGAGCGGATCGCGATCGTGTTTCAGATGCCGGAAACGCAGCTGTTTGCAGCCACGGTGCGAGAAGATGTCGGGTACGGATTGAAATTGCGGAAAGTGCCGCAGGAGGAACGGATGCGGCGGGTGGCAGCGGCGTTGCGGGCAGTGGGGCTCGAGCCGTCCGAATTTCTGGAGCGATCGCCTTTTTTGTTGAGCGGCGGCGAAAAACGGCGGGTGGTACTGGCTGGTGCGCTTGTTCTGCAGCCGGAAGTCCTCTTGCTCGACGAACCGACAGCCGGGCTCGATCCGCAGGCGCAGCGCGAGTTGCTGGAAGTGATCGTCCGGCTGCGGCAAACGGGGGTTACATTGGTCGTGGCGACGCACGATCTCGATTTGTTTTTCCCGTTGGCCGATCAGGTGGTCGTGCTGCAAAAAGGGCGGGTCGCGTTCGCGGGTTCGGTGAGGGAACTCGCGGCACAGCCGGATTTGTTGGAAAACGCCGGCCTGCAACCGCCGTTTGTCGCACGCATCGCCTATCGCTTGCGAAAAAAAGGACTCGATCTGGGAAATCCGCTGACTGTTGAGGAGTTGCTCGGGCGGCTGGAGGATTTTACCGCAGGCTGCGTGCCGTTTGATTCGCCTGCGCCCTCGTCGATAACAACGCCATCGTTGGCAGCGCGATCGCCTGCAGCACCATGGCCGGCGACGCGCAGCTTTCCGCCATTGCCCGTCGAATCGCCGATTCACCGGCTCGATCCACGCATGAAATGGTTTGCGATGATCGCTCTTTCGTTCGCCTGTCTCAACGTAACCGGTGGAATCGGACTGGCGGTGTCGCTTGGGGTTGTGATCGCCCTTTTCTGGTTGGCAGGCGTTTCGTGGCGCAAAACGCGGGCGTTTTTGCGTCCGTTTTGGCTGATGTTTCTGTTGTTGCTGGCGGTGTCGGCGATCACTCTCAACCATCCGGACGTACCGCTGTTCGGCCCGGTCGGTTTCAGCTGGCAAGGAGCGGCATCTGGCGGTTTGGGCGTCGCCCGTTTTCTGCTGGTGATTCTGCTCGGATTGCTGTTTACCGAGACGACCACCGGCACACCCTTGCGGGAAGGGTTCGAATGGGCGATTCGTCCGCTCCGGAAGGTGAAGGTGCCGACCCGGGACCTGTCCCTGGCTGTTTCGATTGCGCTGCAGTTTGTCCCCTGGATTTTGCAGAAAATCGGGCAGCTGCAAAAAGCGCTTGCGGCAAGGGGGCAAGCGCCCATCGGCTGGCGCAAATGGACGCCGCGCCAGATTTCCGTACTGGTGGTGCCGCTGCTGATCTCCTTGCTGAAAATGGGCGACGAGTTGGCGACTGCCATCGAATCGCGCGGCTACGACAGGCAAGCGGAACGCACCGCCTGGCACCCGCTGGAGTGGAACCGCAGTGATTCGCTCGCTTTGGTGGTGACAGCGGCGATCGCCGGTTTTATCTGGTGGCTCGGATAGAGGTGAAATGATCGGATAGAGCGAAACAGAAGGAGGGATCGCGAATGACGACCCTTTTTGTCAATGGGCGGATCTATACCATGGAGAGGCCCGGATCGTGCTATGCAACTGCGGTGGCGGTGCAGGAAGGGCGGATCGTCGCGGTGGGAGATACGGAGGAGATCAAGCTGCAATTGGGACGGGCCGGGACACGAGTCATTGACTTGGAAGGCGCCGCCGTTATCCCCGGGCTGATCGATAACCACTTGCATTTGGCGAGCTGCGGGATGAAACTGGCGATGCTCGATTTGTCGGATGCGGCCGATTCGCGGGAGATGCTGCTCGCATTGCGAAGATGGGCGGAAAAAACGTCTGCCGGTGAGTGGATTGTCGGAATCGGGTGGAACGAAAACCGGTTTGCCGACAAACGGATTCCGACGATTGCGGAACTGGACGAAGCGGCACCGAATCATCCCGTTTTGCTGACCCGCATTTGCAACCATGTGTACCTGGCGAATTCGCTTGCGTTTGCGCGGGCGGGCATCACCCGCGAGACGGCCGATCCGGCGGGCGGCGCATACGGCCGGGATACCGCCGGCAACCTGAACGGACTGGTTTACGAAAATGCGAGTCAGCCGTTGCGGGACGCGATTCCGAAACCCGGCTACCAGGAACTGAAAGGGATGCTGCGCCGGAGCATCCAACACGCGCTGGCCAGCGGATTGACCTCGGTGCATACCGAGGATGTCCGCGAACTGGGCAGCTTCGCCGACGCCTGGCGGATGTTCCGGGAATTGGTGGTGGGAGAGAATCTGCGGTTGCGCAGCAATCTGCTGATTTACCACCCGCACCTGCCGGAGCTTCGGGAATTGGGACTGACGACCGGCGATGGGGATGAGTGGGTGTCGGTCGGCGCCCTGAAAATTTTTGCAGACGGAGCGCTGGGCGGACGTACGGCGCTGCTGTCGAGATCCTATGCCGATGCACCGGGCACATACGGAACGGCGATCCACACCCGGGAGGAATTGAACGAGATTGCGGCCAAAGCGCGGGCGCACGGGATGCCGGTTGCGGTGCATGCGATCGGGGATGCCGCAGCCGACCTGGCACTGACAGCGATGGAACAAAATCCCCTCCCCGCTCACCGGCACCGGCTGATCCACGCGCAGGTGTTGCGGCCGGAGCAAATCGAACGGATGCGGCGATTGGGAGGCCGGTTGGCGGTGGATATCCAGCCGCGGTTTGTGGCAAGCGATTTCCCTTGGGTGCAGGAACGAATCCCGGCGGAATGGCTGCCCACTTGCTACGCCTGGAAAACCCTGTTGGATGCAGGCTTGCTGTGCGGTGGCGGCTCGGATGCGCCAATCGAACCGATCGACCCGCTGCTCGGTTTGCACGCCGCCGTGACGCGCAAGCGGCCGGGCAAGACGCACGACGAGTACCAACCGGAGCAAAAATTGACCATCCAGCAGGCGGTCAGGCTGTTCACGCTGGGCGGCACGTACGCCACCCGGGAAGAAGCGGTGAAAGGGACGATTGCGCCGGGCAAGTACGCCGACCTGACTGTGCTCGACCGCGACATCTTCGCTGATCATCCGGACGTACTGCTCGAAACCAACGTGATCCGTACAGTAATCGGCGGAGAAACGGTGTATGAAAAATAACCGGATAGAAAAAATTGAATCGAAATTTATACAGAAAGGGCACCGTTAAGGGTGCCCTTATTGATTGCCATACGACGTTACTCCGTCGGCCCTGCAGCGCGGATTTCCGCCGGCACATCGGCGAATTTTTCGAAGTTCTTGGCGAAGCGGGCTGCCAACTCACGCGCTTTTGCATCGTATGCGTCCTTGTCGGCCCACGTGTTGCGCGGATTGAGCAGTTCGCCCGGTACGCCTTCCACCCGGTCGGGCACCAACACGCCAAAAATCGGATCGGCTGCAAACGTCGCCTGTTCGATGCTGCCGGTAATCGCCGCTGTCACCATTGCCCGCGTATAGGCGAGATTCATCCGTTTGCCAACACCGTACGGACCGCCCGACCAGCCGGTGTTAACCAGGTAGACGCGGACGTTGTGCGAGTCGATTTTTTCGCCCAGCATTTCGGCGTAGACGCTCGGCCGCAGCGGCAAAAACGGGGCGCCAAAGCAGGTCGAAAACGTCGCTTCCGGTTCGGTCACTCCCCGTTCGGTCCCTGCCAGTTTGGACGTGTAACCGGACAGGAAGTGGTACATCGCCTGCTCTTTCGTCAGCTTCGAAATCGGCGGCAGTACGCCGAACGCATCGGCTGTCAGGAACAGGATCACCTGCGGATGGCCGGCGACGCCGGGGATGACCGCACCCGGGATGTAGTCGATCGGATAGGCGGCGCGCGTATTTTCCGTCAGTGTTCCATCGTCGTAGTCGGCGACGCGGGTTTTCGGATCGAGCACCACATTTTCCAGCACGGAGCCGAAGCGGATCGCGTTCCAGATTTGCGGCTCTTTTTCTTCGGACAGGCCGATGCATTTCGCGTAACACCCGCCTTCAAAGTTGAAGATTCCGCGCTTCGACCACCCGTGCTCGTCATCACCGATCAGGCGGCGGTTCGGATCGGCGGACAGGGTCGTTTTGCCGGTGCCGGACAGGCCGAAAAA
The nucleotide sequence above comes from Effusibacillus pohliae DSM 22757. Encoded proteins:
- a CDS encoding ATP-binding cassette domain-containing protein, producing the protein MRVELSNAGFRYEKELILQHVDLQILPGSLTLVCGQTGSGKSTLLQLLAGLETPTEGRILYAARSGKLAVRVDDQRDAGGPHAAGESVVLDRRLACERIAIVFQMPETQLFAATVREDVGYGLKLRKVPQEERMRRVAAALRAVGLEPSEFLERSPFLLSGGEKRRVVLAGALVLQPEVLLLDEPTAGLDPQAQRELLEVIVRLRQTGVTLVVATHDLDLFFPLADQVVVLQKGRVAFAGSVRELAAQPDLLENAGLQPPFVARIAYRLRKKGLDLGNPLTVEELLGRLEDFTAGCVPFDSPAPSSITTPSLAARSPAAPWPATRSFPPLPVESPIHRLDPRMKWFAMIALSFACLNVTGGIGLAVSLGVVIALFWLAGVSWRKTRAFLRPFWLMFLLLLAVSAITLNHPDVPLFGPVGFSWQGAASGGLGVARFLLVILLGLLFTETTTGTPLREGFEWAIRPLRKVKVPTRDLSLAVSIALQFVPWILQKIGQLQKALAARGQAPIGWRKWTPRQISVLVVPLLISLLKMGDELATAIESRGYDRQAERTAWHPLEWNRSDSLALVVTAAIAGFIWWLG
- the pckA gene encoding phosphoenolpyruvate carboxykinase (ATP), which translates into the protein MKANAYTVELKDILQSERVYHNLSVAELVEAALSRNEGILASSGAFRATTGKYTGRSPKDKFIVDEPSVHDHIAWGSVNQPMAPAQFERLCQRALDYLKDRELFVFDGFAGADETYRLPIRVINEYAWHNLFVHQLFVRPTQEELEEHQPQFTVISIPGLKADPSLDGTHSETFIALSFEKRVALIGGTEYAGEMKKSIFSVLNYLLPFQGVFPMHCSANVGKKGDVALFFGLSGTGKTTLSADPNRRLIGDDEHGWSKRGIFNFEGGCYAKCIGLSEEKEPQIWNAIRFGSVLENVVLDPKTRVADYDDGTLTENTRAAYPIDYIPGAVIPGVAGHPQVILFLTADAFGVLPPISKLTKEQAMYHFLSGYTSKLAGTERGVTEPEATFSTCFGAPFLPLRPSVYAEMLGEKIDSHNVRVYLVNTGWSGGPYGVGKRMNLAYTRAMVTAAITGSIEQATFAADPIFGVLVPDRVEGVPGELLNPRNTWADKDAYDAKARELAARFAKNFEKFADVPAEIRAAGPTE
- a CDS encoding amidohydrolase, translating into MTTLFVNGRIYTMERPGSCYATAVAVQEGRIVAVGDTEEIKLQLGRAGTRVIDLEGAAVIPGLIDNHLHLASCGMKLAMLDLSDAADSREMLLALRRWAEKTSAGEWIVGIGWNENRFADKRIPTIAELDEAAPNHPVLLTRICNHVYLANSLAFARAGITRETADPAGGAYGRDTAGNLNGLVYENASQPLRDAIPKPGYQELKGMLRRSIQHALASGLTSVHTEDVRELGSFADAWRMFRELVVGENLRLRSNLLIYHPHLPELRELGLTTGDGDEWVSVGALKIFADGALGGRTALLSRSYADAPGTYGTAIHTREELNEIAAKARAHGMPVAVHAIGDAAADLALTAMEQNPLPAHRHRLIHAQVLRPEQIERMRRLGGRLAVDIQPRFVASDFPWVQERIPAEWLPTCYAWKTLLDAGLLCGGGSDAPIEPIDPLLGLHAAVTRKRPGKTHDEYQPEQKLTIQQAVRLFTLGGTYATREEAVKGTIAPGKYADLTVLDRDIFADHPDVLLETNVIRTVIGGETVYEK